The following proteins come from a genomic window of Excalfactoria chinensis isolate bCotChi1 chromosome 6, bCotChi1.hap2, whole genome shotgun sequence:
- the NPS gene encoding neuropeptide S — MGSSAPVCSSRDGDLPHRPHPTKRQLGTCFFWDTKGSETQQGAALIILVWPVATFCASLDQICSSCLQWLQLHPNEGSIFVPCWVLLLSQSQKHTCSLLCRLNLLFILWISAMFVCSGYPVGPSMSSNPFYLNCQLYGKSDYCLVLLSSCLAKVGRSEELALLKPYLEMPFNKRSFRNGVGSGIKKTSFRRAKS; from the exons ATGGGATCGTCAGCGCCAG TTTGCTCCAGCAGAGATGGGGACTTGCCCCACAGGCCTCACCCCACAAAGCGTCAGCTTGGCACATGCTTCTTCTGGGACACAAAGGGGTCAGAaacacagcagggagctgccctGATTATCCTGGTGTGGCCTGTGGCAACCTTCTGTGCCTCCTTAGACCAAATCTGCTCCAGCTGCTTGCAGTGGCTTCAGTTGCATCCCAACGAGGGATCCATCTTTGTGCCTTGCTGGGTTTTGCTGTTATCACAGAGTCAGAAACATACCTGTAGTCT TCTATGCAGGTTAAACCTTCTATTCATCCTTTGGATCTCAGCGATGTTTGTGTGCTCGGGTTACCCAGTTGGCCCTTCTATG AGCAGCAATCCTTTTTATTTGAATTGCCAGCTGTACGGAAAATCTGATtactgcctggtgctgctgagtaGCTGCTTAGCCAAGGTGGGCAGGAGCGAAgagctggctctcctgaagccctACCTGGAGATGCCGTTCAACAAGCGGTCCTTTCGCAACGGTGTGGGATCGGGAATTAAAAAAACTTCCTTTCGAAGAGCAAAGTCATAA